Proteins encoded within one genomic window of Anas platyrhynchos isolate ZD024472 breed Pekin duck chromosome 28, IASCAAS_PekinDuck_T2T, whole genome shotgun sequence:
- the LOC139999695 gene encoding feather keratin Cos2-3-like gives MPLDTGQLRPTIKASPAPCSLIHFSGLLLVGNQVHLLPPDMSCYDQCRPCQPCGPTPLASSCNEPCVRQCQNSTIVIQPSPVVVTLPGPILSSFPQNTAVGSSTSAAVGSILSCDGVPINSGCCDLSCITSRYCGSRCRPC, from the exons ATGCCTCTGGACACGGGGCAGCTAAGGCCCACTATAAAAGCCAGCCCAGCTCCGTGCTCTCTCATCCACTTCTCTGGCCTTCTTCTTGTTGGGAACCAG GtgcacctcctgcccccagaCATGTCCTGCTACGACCAGTGCCGGCCATGCCAGCCGTGCGGCCCTACCCCgctggccagcagctgcaacgagccctgCGTCAGGCAGTGCCAGAACTCCACCATCGTCATCCAGCCCTCTCCCGTGGTGGtgaccctgcccggccccatcctcagctccttcccgcaGAACACGGCTGTGGGATCCTCCACCTCTGCTGCCgttggcagcatcctcagctgtgACGGCGTCCCCATCAATTCTGGGTGCTGTGACCTCTCCTGCATTACCAGCCGCTACTGTGGCAGCAGGTGCCGCCCCTGCTAA